A stretch of the Phaeodactylum tricornutum CCAP 1055/1 chromosome 15, whole genome shotgun sequence genome encodes the following:
- a CDS encoding predicted protein, protein MRVFVLYIVVSTMVADAWLTGSPQTFRRQSVPRSLAPPDCPPIRQRHWSETPTTPTFYNIGGVRTRFTTRSIRRRPLTRCDAKDPSRKRRRRSEIDDDDSRRSNDEDSSERLGSRVKRLFTREPAPIPEPVQPEKSSGGLFRNLFPKSGNDVVEKEVARQNSKRQKTAPKKTISVSKRVSKSQSLTKASNVRQRESKESQSSVDGFLAGTAGRWQSLFNYTDTKKATPGADEDSDDSKKSAMTRILGVFSSRNNTSSSDENVVALGGKNSTNPLSVLQNYIQSFSFGGDGSDGTGGKSKGADEEWFDVFPKTRISPGEMVPVTVAGLDLLVIAAADGRTLYCLANSCPHLGTPLETGKLVRLPVEESTTSFIESYSETDVSNSKGPDSGFFTELEVSSILQKDGCEDCIVCPLHKTAFALGSGQVRGEWCPYPPILGKIVGAVKPPTAAAVFDVRTRGKNVQVRLNTPLLQLGRPDRQQ, encoded by the coding sequence ATGCGTGTGTTCGTTCTCTATATCGTCGTATCTACCATGGTAGCGGACGCTTGGTTGACTGGTAGTCCGCAGACTTTCCGTAGACAATCTGTGCCACGGTCACTGGCGCCACCGGATTGTCCCCCCATACGACAACGACACTGGTCCGAGACCCCCACTACGCCAACCTTTTACAATATTGGCGGCGTGCGGACACGATTCACGACACGATCCATTCGTCGGCGTCCACTGACTCGCTGTGACGCGAAAGATCCGTCCCGCAAACGACGGCGAAGGTCGGaaatcgacgacgacgacagccgTCGCAGTAACGACGAGGACTCGTCCGAGCGACTCGGGAGTCGAGTCAAACGCTTGTTTACACGAGAACCAGCACCGATACCGGAACCAGTACAGCCCGAGAAGTCTTCCGGAGGACTGTTTCGTAATTTGTTTCCCAAGAGCGGGAACGACGTGGTTGAAAAGGAAGTCGCCCGACAAAACAGCAAGCGCCAGAAAACTGCCCCAAAGAAGACAATAAGTGTTTCCAAAAGGGTCAGTAAAAGTCAAAGCTTGACCAAAGCTTCCAACGTGCGGCAGCGGGAATCCAAAGAATCGCAATCGAGTGTCGATGGTTTCCTAGCCGGCACTGCGGGTCGATGGCAAAGTCTCTTTAACTACACCGACACGAAGAAAGCGACACCGGGGGCGGATGAAGATTCAGACGACTCAAAAAAGAGCGCAATGACTCGGATCTTGGGCGTCTTTTCCTCTCGTAACAACACATCGTCATCCGACGAAAACGTTGTGGCGTTGGGAGGTAAGAACTCCACCAATCCATTATCGGTTCTGCAAAACTACATACAGTCCTTCAGTTTCGGTGGAGACGGAAGCGACGGTACCGGTGGAAAATCGAAAGGTGCTGACGAAGAATGGTTCGATGTTTTTCCGAAAACCCGCATTTCCCCTGGTGAAATGGTACCCGTCACCGTGGCGGGCTTGGATTTACTCGTTATCGCGGCCGCGGACGGACGGACCTTGTACTGCCTGGCCAATTCGTGTCCCCATTTGGGGACGCCACTCGAGACGGGCAAACTCGTGCGATTACCCGTGGAAGAGTCCACGACAAGTTTTATAGAGTCGTACTCCGAAACGGATGTTTCCAACAGTAAAGGCCCCGACAGTGGCTTTTTTACCGAACTCGAAGTCAGCTCGATACTTCAGAAGGATGGTTGCGAAGATTGCATTGTTTGCCCGTTGCACAAGACAGCATTTGCCCTCGGGTCGGGCCAGGTCCGGGGAGAGTGGTGTCCCTATCCTCCCATTCTAGGCAAGATCGTAGGGGCCGTCAAGCCCCCCACCGCGGCGGCAGTCTTTGACGTCCGAACCCGCGGCAAAAATGTACAAGTCCGTCTCAATACGCCGCTTCTGCAGCTCGGTCGCCCGGACCGTCAACAATAA
- a CDS encoding predicted protein: MLRFIISALLIGTMSVVSGFGVVSSRAIAQHRFTSRDARSMKLFAIRCEDKYYQLEEMEDKENCTTELYLKGDRTVEFGDTDGPIWTEAVGSWQVKPGTNDFTMVIKRKYQTGRDGTDMGSFDFQTERTFSGEMTQVGACVGITGVVHEADNGSPLQEEEIGFFNMIDATDERLKNSGGDEKLGKSATSY; encoded by the exons ATGTTGCGCTTTATAATTTCTGCTCTCCTGATCGGTACGATGTCTGTCGTGTCAGGATTTGGGGTTGTCTCTTCAAGGGCCATCGCTCAGCATCGCTTTACC TCTCGAGATGCGCGAAGTATGAAGCTATTCGCTATTCGCTGCGAAGACAAATATTACCAATTGGAAGAGATGGAAGACAAGGAAAACTGCACCACAGAGCTATACCTCAAAGGTGATCGGACGGTGGAGTTTGGCGATACAGATGGTCCGATATGGACCGAAGCCGTCGGATCTTGGCAAGTTAAGCCGGGCACCAACGATTTTACCATGGTTATCAAGCGCAAATACCAAACGGGTAGGGACGGCACCGACATGGGTTCCTTCGATTTTCAGACGGAACGTACCTTTAGCGGCGAAATGACGCAGGTAGGTGCTTGTGTCGGTATTACCGGAGTAGTACACGAGGCGGACAATGGTTCCCCTTTACAGGAAGAGGAGATTGGATTTTTTAATATGATTGATGCGACTGATGAACGCCTCAAAAACTCTGGGGGCGACGAAAAACTTGGAAAATCAGCAACTTCGTACTAG